A stretch of the Polyangiaceae bacterium genome encodes the following:
- a CDS encoding cytidine deaminase: MTELDLGALESLARSVREHAHAPYSDFRVGAAVRARSGKTYVGCNVENASFGATVCAERNAVAAAVAAGEREIVAVAVYTEADAPALPCGICRQVIQEFGPDAVVVSTTPTARKQTTLRELLPEAFVFRR; encoded by the coding sequence ATGACGGAGCTCGACCTCGGGGCGCTCGAGAGCCTGGCGCGGAGCGTCCGCGAGCACGCGCACGCGCCCTATTCGGATTTTCGCGTCGGTGCCGCGGTGCGGGCCCGGAGCGGCAAGACCTACGTCGGGTGCAACGTCGAGAACGCGAGCTTCGGCGCCACGGTGTGCGCCGAGCGCAACGCCGTCGCCGCGGCGGTGGCCGCCGGCGAGCGCGAGATCGTCGCAGTCGCCGTGTACACAGAGGCAGACGCGCCGGCCTTGCCCTGCGGCATCTGCCGGCAGGTGATCCAGGAGTTCGGGCCCGACGCCGTGGTCGTCTCCACGACGCCGACGGCTCGCAAGCAGACCACGCTGCGGGAGCTCCTGCCCGAGGCGTTCGTGTTCCGCCGATGA
- a CDS encoding HEAT repeat domain-containing protein has translation MKTIRTTLGALLAGATLLVTGAVIADSAPKNVLNGRSKVYENLDPISLEDPTSAEGIREVGNGNLAPTEIWARLEHGEKVECLDCIPVVSKLIYNSDQRTREISTWWLRRRILGVFGPGQIYQQTLQTVTDGAASETKRAYAVEALGEFLAAPGIPVIATALTSDPSPKVRKSAAYALWRINSQGPNGELAAAIADKDEDVRMEALFASTRVNVFTGVDAVVKRISDESPRVRKRSAEALGTLRAKDAVAGLIALTSPATEPDAGVRAAAVSSLGKIADAAAKDAVKAAQSDPNQFVRDAAAIALRRL, from the coding sequence ATGAAGACCATTCGCACGACCCTGGGCGCTCTCCTCGCCGGAGCCACTCTGCTCGTCACCGGCGCTGTCATCGCGGACTCTGCACCGAAGAACGTGCTCAACGGCCGTTCCAAGGTGTACGAGAACCTGGACCCGATCTCGCTCGAAGACCCGACCTCCGCGGAAGGTATCCGCGAGGTGGGCAACGGGAACCTGGCGCCCACCGAGATCTGGGCGCGGCTCGAGCACGGCGAGAAGGTCGAGTGCCTCGACTGCATCCCGGTGGTGTCGAAGTTGATCTACAACTCGGACCAGCGGACTCGCGAGATCAGCACCTGGTGGCTGCGCCGCCGCATCCTCGGCGTGTTCGGGCCGGGTCAGATCTACCAGCAGACGCTCCAGACCGTGACTGACGGCGCTGCCAGCGAGACCAAGCGCGCCTACGCGGTCGAGGCATTGGGCGAATTCCTGGCGGCTCCGGGCATTCCGGTCATCGCGACCGCGCTCACGTCGGATCCGTCGCCGAAGGTGCGCAAGTCCGCGGCCTACGCGCTCTGGCGCATCAACAGCCAGGGCCCGAACGGCGAGCTCGCCGCGGCCATCGCCGACAAGGACGAGGACGTGCGCATGGAGGCGCTCTTCGCCTCGACTCGCGTCAACGTCTTCACGGGAGTGGACGCGGTCGTGAAGCGCATCTCCGACGAGTCGCCGCGCGTTCGCAAGCGCTCGGCGGAGGCGCTCGGCACGCTGCGCGCGAAGGACGCGGTAGCTGGCCTGATCGCGCTGACCTCGCCCGCCACCGAGCCGGATGCCGGCGTGCGCGCGGCGGCGGTCTCGTCCCTCGGCAAGATCGCCGACGCCGCGGCCAAGGACGCGGTGAAGGCCGCGCAGAGTGATCCGAACCAGTTCGTCCGCGATGCTGCCGCCATCGCGCTGCGTCGGCTCTGA
- a CDS encoding response regulator: MKVLVFEADAEFANQVKDGLASMGCETTIVDEANVGLQAAASNKPDLILLSIELPRMNGFSVCNKLKRDPALKDVPLIIMSSDSTEETFEQHRRLRTRAEDYVHKPIAFSDLMGRARAFVSLPEAGASHTEPPPSDDIVIDDEIVLDDAQPLAGDESTVSKEVEGDISSFADQAFDSLQKPSEPAPAPEPPPAAAEPEPVEPEPGPVPSAPPPRTPSIPPRPAADPGLQAEVERLRARAAELEAELKSAREKTNELEDVASREAGKDAEVQRLKRELDEAKAKASSATKSGGSSAREFLDLREQLNKKDKDLLELREQATGKDKELIALRDGSLKLERDKADLNDRIAELEGQLSDTQRSLDATRADKEQASKRADDFKRKSEKLQGDLEAKGHELDDAKEAHARDSATRDAKDAAARAEHQEQLEAAEAKRKADVAEAEERGRQNLAQAVEETKREAAEAQARALEAAAEEAARAQADAIAQREAELKREYDSKMAALHRANEDAMNKLKAEHAQSMDDAAAAADKRLSEREAELAAARAASEAELTEAHDATKADLAATRQKLADTERAKEESEASRDAQIASLKGDLQQRTEQLDAANATIRERDDKIGSLESDLARERSEHAAARETISQRDGRISQLEAELAATKGDLDQTAGNLAAESRRLEKARAKWGDDKAALERAKDALAAALSQIEDAENRPFD; this comes from the coding sequence ATGAAGGTACTGGTCTTCGAAGCGGACGCCGAATTCGCGAATCAGGTGAAGGACGGGCTCGCATCCATGGGTTGCGAGACGACGATCGTCGACGAGGCGAACGTGGGCCTGCAGGCTGCGGCCTCCAACAAGCCCGACTTGATTCTGCTCTCGATCGAGCTGCCGAGGATGAATGGGTTCTCGGTCTGCAACAAGCTCAAGCGCGACCCGGCGCTCAAGGACGTGCCGCTCATCATCATGAGCAGCGACTCGACGGAGGAGACGTTCGAGCAGCACCGGCGCCTGCGAACGCGGGCCGAAGACTACGTGCACAAGCCCATCGCGTTCAGCGATCTGATGGGCCGGGCGCGAGCGTTCGTGTCGCTGCCGGAGGCAGGCGCGAGCCACACCGAGCCTCCCCCCAGCGACGACATCGTGATCGACGACGAGATCGTGCTCGACGACGCGCAGCCGCTCGCTGGGGACGAGAGCACTGTCTCGAAAGAAGTCGAAGGTGACATCTCGAGCTTCGCCGACCAGGCCTTCGACTCCTTGCAGAAGCCGAGCGAACCGGCGCCTGCCCCGGAGCCTCCGCCGGCAGCCGCGGAGCCGGAGCCCGTCGAGCCCGAGCCCGGGCCGGTGCCGTCGGCGCCTCCGCCCCGCACGCCGTCGATTCCGCCACGTCCCGCCGCAGACCCCGGCCTGCAAGCGGAGGTCGAGCGGCTGCGCGCCCGCGCCGCCGAGCTCGAGGCCGAGCTGAAGTCGGCGAGAGAGAAGACCAACGAGCTGGAGGACGTCGCGAGCCGCGAGGCCGGCAAGGACGCCGAGGTCCAGCGTCTGAAGCGCGAGCTCGACGAGGCGAAGGCGAAGGCTTCCTCGGCGACGAAGAGCGGCGGCAGCTCCGCCCGCGAGTTCCTCGACCTGCGCGAGCAGCTCAACAAGAAGGACAAGGACCTGCTCGAGCTCAGAGAGCAGGCTACCGGCAAGGACAAGGAGCTGATCGCGCTGCGCGACGGCTCTTTGAAGCTGGAGCGCGACAAGGCGGACCTGAACGACCGCATCGCCGAGCTCGAGGGCCAGCTCTCGGACACGCAGAGGTCGCTGGATGCGACCCGCGCCGACAAGGAACAGGCCAGCAAGCGCGCCGACGACTTCAAGCGCAAGAGCGAGAAGCTGCAAGGCGACCTCGAAGCCAAGGGTCACGAGCTCGACGATGCGAAGGAGGCCCACGCTCGCGACAGCGCGACGCGGGACGCCAAGGACGCCGCGGCCCGCGCCGAGCACCAAGAGCAGCTCGAGGCAGCGGAAGCGAAGCGCAAGGCCGACGTCGCCGAGGCCGAGGAACGAGGGCGCCAGAACCTGGCGCAGGCCGTCGAGGAGACCAAGCGCGAGGCAGCGGAGGCGCAGGCGCGGGCTCTGGAGGCCGCGGCCGAGGAAGCGGCGCGCGCGCAGGCCGACGCCATCGCGCAGCGCGAGGCCGAGCTGAAGCGAGAATACGACTCCAAGATGGCTGCTCTGCATCGCGCCAACGAAGACGCGATGAACAAGCTCAAGGCCGAGCACGCGCAGTCCATGGACGACGCGGCCGCCGCGGCCGACAAGCGGCTCAGCGAGCGCGAAGCGGAGCTCGCCGCAGCGCGAGCGGCGTCCGAGGCCGAGCTGACCGAGGCGCACGACGCCACCAAGGCAGACCTGGCGGCCACTCGCCAGAAGCTCGCGGACACCGAGCGCGCGAAGGAGGAGAGCGAGGCCAGCCGCGACGCGCAGATCGCCTCGCTCAAGGGCGACCTTCAGCAGCGCACCGAGCAGCTCGACGCCGCGAACGCGACCATCCGCGAGCGCGACGACAAGATCGGCAGCCTGGAGAGCGACCTGGCACGCGAGCGGAGCGAGCACGCGGCAGCGCGCGAGACCATCAGCCAGCGTGACGGGCGCATCTCGCAGCTCGAGGCCGAGCTCGCCGCTACCAAGGGCGACCTGGATCAGACCGCCGGCAACCTGGCGGCCGAGTCGCGGCGCCTGGAGAAGGCCCGCGCCAAATGGGGCGACGACAAGGCCGCGCTCGAGCGCGCGAAAGACGCTCTGGCGGCGGCTCTGTCACAAATCGAAGACGCCGAGAACCGACCCTTCGACTGA
- a CDS encoding arginyltransferase, which produces MSIPLLPGEPPELLVLDKPSRCPYLPERTARLPLRLPIRELSRRELDVRLASGDRRQGFVLYRPECPECQACEPIRIPVRELHRSRSLERSVRRGSRALTVEIGPPVMDARRVELYNAHKLGRGLSDEPRQIEAADYTDFLVASSCESFELRYLLAGSLVGVAVTDRAETALSAVYCYYDPAHENLGIGTFSIMKQVELCLDWGLDYLYLGLYIGECERMRYKARFLPHERLIGGEWRRFER; this is translated from the coding sequence ATGAGCATTCCGCTCCTGCCGGGTGAGCCGCCGGAGCTCTTGGTGCTCGACAAGCCGAGCCGCTGCCCCTACCTGCCGGAGCGCACGGCGCGCTTGCCGCTCCGGTTGCCGATCCGCGAGCTGAGCCGCCGGGAGCTCGACGTCCGCCTCGCCTCCGGGGATCGCCGCCAGGGATTCGTGCTCTACCGGCCCGAGTGTCCGGAGTGCCAGGCGTGCGAGCCGATCCGCATCCCGGTGCGCGAGCTCCACCGGAGTCGTTCGCTCGAGCGCAGCGTGCGGCGCGGGTCGCGCGCGCTCACGGTGGAGATCGGACCGCCGGTGATGGATGCCCGCCGGGTCGAGCTCTACAACGCGCACAAGCTCGGGCGCGGGCTGTCGGACGAGCCCAGGCAGATCGAGGCCGCCGACTACACGGATTTTCTGGTGGCGTCCTCTTGCGAGTCCTTCGAGCTGCGCTACCTGCTCGCGGGCTCGCTGGTGGGTGTGGCGGTGACGGATCGGGCCGAGACCGCCCTCTCGGCCGTCTACTGCTATTACGATCCGGCTCACGAGAACCTCGGCATCGGCACGTTCTCGATCATGAAGCAGGTCGAGCTGTGCCTGGACTGGGGCCTCGACTATTTGTACCTCGGCCTGTACATCGGTGAGTGCGAGCGCATGCGCTACAAGGCGCGCTTTCTGCCCCACGAGCGCCTGATCGGCGGCGAGTGGCGGCGCTTCGAGCGCTGA
- a CDS encoding amidohydrolase family protein, whose amino-acid sequence MTQVATTLVRGATLVTCDANHRVLTGDLLIRDGRIAALGRVRAPAGVRVLDAQGRVVLPGLVMAHVHLCQVLGRGMADDLPLLTWLKERIWPLEAAHDEASIAASAELGLTEMLLAGTTALLDLGTVHHHDVVFDACVRSGIRVVGGKTLMDSGAGVPKRLLESSARALADAERLERRWADHPSGRVHYAWIPRFILSCSERLIRGAAERARASNAVMHTHAAEHPGERAAVRSALGADDVVLLRRWGFSGSRASIAHGVQLTASQMRALAKDGTSVVHCPSANLKLGSGIAPVARLRAAGLTVGLGADGAPCNNNLDPWLEMRHAALVSSAKAGPGVLPARDVLRLATIEGAKVLGLEHEIGSLEVGKSADLVVVNLARPHVAPAPDPVSTLVYATQARDVEHVFVAGRPLVQNGELATLDAERVVRVAREQAPRWARRAKLA is encoded by the coding sequence ATGACCCAGGTCGCGACGACGCTCGTCCGCGGCGCGACCCTGGTCACCTGCGACGCGAACCACCGGGTCCTCACCGGCGACCTCCTGATCCGCGACGGCCGCATCGCCGCGCTGGGCCGCGTCCGAGCGCCCGCGGGCGTCCGCGTGCTGGATGCCCAGGGCCGCGTCGTCCTGCCGGGGCTGGTGATGGCCCACGTCCACCTGTGCCAGGTGCTCGGGCGCGGCATGGCGGACGACCTACCGCTGCTCACCTGGCTGAAGGAGCGCATCTGGCCGCTGGAGGCCGCGCACGACGAGGCCAGCATCGCGGCGAGCGCCGAGCTCGGGTTGACCGAGATGCTGCTCGCAGGCACGACCGCCCTGCTCGATCTCGGGACCGTGCACCATCACGACGTCGTGTTCGACGCTTGCGTGCGCTCCGGCATCCGCGTCGTGGGCGGCAAGACGTTGATGGACTCGGGCGCCGGGGTGCCGAAGCGCCTCCTGGAGAGCAGCGCGCGCGCGCTCGCGGACGCCGAGCGCCTGGAGCGCCGCTGGGCGGATCACCCCTCGGGACGCGTGCACTACGCTTGGATCCCGCGCTTCATCTTGTCCTGCTCCGAGCGGCTGATCCGCGGAGCTGCCGAGCGCGCGCGGGCCTCGAACGCCGTGATGCACACCCACGCCGCGGAGCACCCTGGGGAGCGCGCGGCGGTGCGGAGCGCCCTGGGCGCCGACGACGTGGTACTGCTCCGGCGCTGGGGCTTCTCTGGATCGCGGGCGTCGATCGCCCATGGCGTGCAGCTCACCGCGTCCCAGATGCGCGCCCTCGCGAAGGACGGCACCAGCGTCGTTCACTGCCCGAGCGCCAACCTCAAGCTCGGCAGCGGCATCGCCCCCGTGGCGCGTTTGCGAGCGGCTGGGCTGACCGTCGGGCTCGGCGCCGACGGCGCGCCCTGCAACAACAACCTCGACCCGTGGCTCGAGATGCGTCACGCGGCGTTGGTGTCGAGCGCCAAGGCGGGGCCGGGCGTGCTGCCCGCGCGCGACGTGCTGCGCCTGGCGACCATCGAGGGGGCGAAGGTGCTCGGCCTCGAGCACGAGATCGGCTCGCTCGAAGTGGGCAAGAGCGCGGATCTGGTGGTGGTGAACCTGGCCCGACCCCACGTCGCGCCGGCCCCGGACCCGGTGAGCACTCTGGTCTACGCGACGCAGGCGCGGGACGTGGAGCACGTCTTCGTGGCGGGACGTCCGCTGGTGCAGAACGGAGAGCTCGCTACGCTCGACGCCGAGCGCGTCGTCCGCGTGGCGCGCGAACAGGCGCCGCGCTGGGCGCGGCGTGCCAAGCTCGCATGA
- a CDS encoding MFS transporter — protein sequence MPRYRWVVWGLTWLAYASYYTGRKGLSVAKKSLHDRLGISEGALGAIDTAYLASYSLGQFLSGYLGDRVGARRLVGAGMLASAAACAAFGASSSALLFGVFFCLNGLAQSTGWPGTTRSMAEWTTKENRGTVMAFWATCYQVGGIVATGLAAFLLGRYGWRAAFFGPALWLAIVGVVVFIWLAPGPESAGSAESVSRARRDAQRDVLRNPVLWCYGASYFCIKFIRYALLFWLPYFLATKRGYGEEQAGYVSIAFEVGGVVGVIALGIASDRLVKYSRSLLSAVGLVALMLALLLYTRIGASSTLANVVGLALIGAALFGPDALLSGAASQDAGGPHAAATATGFVNGVGSIGAVLVGLVLPVVSKRYGWDAVFQLFVALALLGALCLVPTLRRGPSPRAA from the coding sequence GTGCCGCGCTATCGCTGGGTCGTCTGGGGCCTCACCTGGCTCGCGTACGCCTCGTATTACACGGGGCGCAAGGGTCTGAGCGTCGCGAAGAAGTCCCTGCACGACAGGCTGGGGATCTCCGAGGGGGCGCTCGGCGCCATCGACACCGCCTACCTCGCGTCCTACTCGCTCGGGCAGTTCCTCAGCGGTTACCTCGGTGACCGCGTCGGCGCGCGGCGCCTCGTCGGCGCCGGAATGCTCGCCTCGGCCGCGGCGTGCGCGGCGTTCGGGGCCTCGAGCTCTGCGCTCTTGTTCGGCGTGTTCTTCTGCTTGAACGGGCTCGCCCAATCCACGGGTTGGCCGGGCACGACTCGGTCCATGGCCGAATGGACCACGAAGGAGAACCGCGGCACCGTCATGGCCTTCTGGGCCACCTGCTACCAAGTGGGTGGCATCGTCGCGACCGGGCTCGCCGCATTCTTGCTCGGGCGCTACGGCTGGCGCGCCGCGTTCTTCGGCCCGGCGCTCTGGCTCGCGATCGTCGGCGTGGTCGTGTTCATCTGGCTCGCCCCGGGACCCGAGAGCGCCGGCAGTGCCGAGAGCGTCAGCCGAGCGCGCCGGGACGCGCAGCGCGACGTGCTCAGAAACCCCGTGCTCTGGTGCTACGGCGCGAGCTACTTCTGCATCAAGTTCATCCGCTACGCGCTTCTGTTCTGGCTGCCCTATTTCCTGGCGACCAAGCGCGGCTACGGCGAGGAGCAGGCCGGCTACGTCTCGATCGCCTTCGAGGTCGGCGGCGTGGTCGGTGTCATCGCCTTGGGCATCGCCTCGGATCGCCTGGTGAAATACTCGCGCTCGCTCTTGTCGGCGGTTGGGCTCGTGGCCTTGATGCTCGCGCTCCTCCTGTACACCCGGATCGGCGCGAGCTCGACGCTGGCGAACGTGGTGGGCCTCGCGCTCATCGGCGCGGCCTTGTTCGGCCCCGACGCGCTGCTCTCGGGAGCCGCGTCGCAGGACGCGGGCGGCCCCCACGCGGCCGCGACCGCGACCGGCTTCGTGAACGGCGTGGGCTCCATCGGCGCGGTGCTGGTGGGCCTGGTCCTGCCGGTCGTCAGCAAACGCTACGGCTGGGACGCGGTGTTCCAGCTTTTCGTCGCCCTCGCGCTGCTCGGGGCGCTGTGCCTGGTCCCGACCTTGCGCCGCGGGCCTTCGCCGCGCGCCGCGTGA
- a CDS encoding PD40 domain-containing protein: protein MSAPRFLLGVGLLAALGGATSCGKEERPASSTFYERKIGPILQSSCATSPAKSSCHVNADDRGNALGNLSVESYDALALRRDLLVDYGPYGIPGLLLKVAPPFSLRLTSWDNEALIITTDVAHAGGSLLDVTSPSYAQLERWIDNGATENNAKPKQKEYAKTPCGETLGIDPLFDATKDPADQDFAQFSSSVNGLLGENCAAGNCHGNPANSLYLTCGSTAEQARWNYFAASNYVSVEATQSEILRRVLSTSQGGTYHEGGAIFSSPDDDGYKAILSWAQAKGGPSNVPTEPGFLFFAKRVQPMLVKRGCMMLGCHSASLFHDYRLRGGSGGHFGLPATRRNYELSLEQVALESDNPNVGRIMRKNLSPSATGGGILHRGGSLFAGAGDPAACDLTAAETGPLDAQSPYCVIVAWIEKERSVRMQGAMPLSSIVYVKRPPAPKPDTPQDWEKFAPGADLMQATASLDAAGNVTAGSPVSLLGGCGLNVANADVRRPAVSWDGKKIAFSARSSDSEAFRVYVIDGSTCAPDPTINAPPVDDEGNPVPDNGERVHNFDPAFAPDGRIVFTSTRGNTKNVGVFGYKGPTRTPADPSRLNTNLYVSESGKIRQLTFLLNQELSPSFMGDGRLILITEKRAPGFYQLAGRRLNLDGGDYHPLFGQRGTIDYNQFTDVVELADKNLAAIFSEKGAVHGAGTLAVINRSIGVDQPSKNPDEYAQDPAAMDWPNPQFFQRSIKIIDPAATGRGATQGAYRSPAPLPNGKILVSYAPNVVDVTAFDGKFELVVVDPITGQRTPLLSDGSADLIWPVAVYARADRGVFKSRIDEANGATTVYTDDSHKSLSEITFVDLPMIATLLFQNTRAGRPIAGNYPVEIWENLPPEPGVTSYAQGGAFVTSDKYGELYIRRRMLGASDLEEDGSLKVQIPGGVPVTLATHAKLAGQSEASKHFQREEMQFYPGEWVRQSFRRDLFNGMCGGCHGSVSGYENEIAVNPDILTQASQVKAREKSAKDLTGGGGDVKGPPFD from the coding sequence ATGTCAGCCCCGCGTTTTCTGCTCGGTGTCGGTTTGCTCGCGGCTCTCGGCGGTGCCACCAGCTGTGGCAAGGAGGAACGTCCCGCGTCGAGCACGTTCTACGAGCGCAAGATCGGACCGATCTTGCAGAGCTCGTGCGCGACCAGCCCGGCGAAGTCGAGCTGTCACGTCAATGCAGACGATCGCGGCAACGCGCTCGGCAACTTGAGCGTCGAGAGCTACGACGCGCTGGCTCTGCGGCGCGATCTCCTCGTCGACTACGGGCCGTACGGGATCCCCGGTCTGCTCTTGAAGGTGGCTCCGCCGTTCTCGCTGCGCCTGACCTCCTGGGACAACGAAGCGCTCATCATCACCACCGACGTCGCGCACGCCGGAGGCTCACTGCTCGACGTGACGAGCCCTTCGTACGCCCAGCTCGAGCGCTGGATCGACAACGGCGCCACCGAGAACAACGCCAAGCCCAAGCAGAAGGAGTACGCCAAGACGCCGTGCGGCGAGACGCTGGGGATCGATCCGCTGTTCGACGCCACGAAGGATCCAGCCGACCAGGACTTCGCCCAGTTCTCGTCGAGCGTGAACGGCCTGCTCGGGGAGAACTGCGCGGCGGGCAACTGCCACGGAAATCCCGCGAACTCGCTCTACCTGACCTGTGGCAGCACCGCGGAGCAGGCGCGCTGGAACTACTTTGCCGCCAGCAACTACGTCTCGGTGGAGGCGACGCAGAGCGAGATCCTGCGCCGTGTGCTCTCGACCTCGCAGGGCGGCACTTATCACGAGGGTGGCGCCATCTTCTCGTCGCCGGACGACGACGGCTACAAGGCCATCCTGAGCTGGGCGCAGGCCAAGGGAGGTCCGAGCAACGTGCCGACGGAGCCGGGCTTCCTGTTCTTCGCCAAGCGCGTGCAGCCGATGTTGGTCAAGCGCGGCTGCATGATGCTCGGCTGCCACTCCGCGTCCCTGTTCCACGACTACCGGCTGCGCGGCGGGAGCGGCGGTCACTTCGGGCTGCCTGCCACGCGCCGGAACTACGAGCTCAGTCTGGAGCAGGTCGCCCTCGAGTCGGACAATCCCAACGTCGGGCGCATCATGCGCAAGAACCTGTCACCCTCCGCCACGGGCGGCGGCATCCTGCACCGCGGAGGCTCGCTCTTCGCCGGCGCCGGTGACCCGGCAGCGTGCGACCTCACCGCCGCGGAGACCGGGCCGCTGGACGCGCAATCGCCTTACTGCGTGATCGTCGCCTGGATCGAGAAGGAGCGCTCGGTGCGCATGCAAGGCGCCATGCCGCTGTCGTCGATCGTATACGTGAAGCGCCCGCCGGCGCCCAAGCCGGACACGCCGCAGGACTGGGAGAAGTTCGCGCCCGGCGCGGATCTGATGCAGGCGACGGCGTCGCTCGACGCTGCTGGAAACGTCACCGCCGGCTCCCCCGTGAGCCTGCTCGGCGGCTGCGGGCTGAACGTCGCGAACGCCGACGTGCGTCGGCCCGCCGTCAGCTGGGATGGGAAGAAGATCGCGTTCTCGGCCCGAAGCTCCGACAGCGAGGCGTTCCGCGTCTACGTCATCGATGGCTCCACTTGCGCGCCGGACCCGACCATCAACGCACCACCGGTGGACGACGAGGGCAACCCGGTCCCCGACAACGGCGAGCGAGTCCACAACTTCGATCCCGCCTTCGCCCCCGACGGGCGCATCGTCTTCACCTCGACCCGCGGCAACACCAAGAACGTGGGTGTCTTCGGCTACAAGGGCCCGACGCGGACGCCGGCGGATCCGTCGCGCTTGAACACGAACCTGTACGTGTCCGAGAGCGGCAAGATCCGGCAGCTGACCTTCCTCTTGAACCAGGAGCTCTCGCCCAGCTTCATGGGAGACGGCCGCCTGATCCTGATCACCGAGAAGCGCGCTCCCGGGTTTTACCAGCTGGCGGGCCGGCGGCTGAACCTGGACGGCGGCGACTACCACCCGCTGTTCGGCCAGCGCGGCACCATCGACTACAACCAGTTCACCGACGTCGTGGAGCTCGCGGACAAGAACCTGGCGGCGATCTTCAGTGAGAAGGGCGCGGTACACGGCGCCGGGACCCTGGCGGTCATCAACCGCAGCATCGGCGTGGACCAGCCGAGCAAGAACCCGGACGAGTACGCCCAAGATCCCGCGGCGATGGACTGGCCGAACCCGCAGTTCTTCCAGCGTTCGATCAAGATCATCGACCCGGCGGCCACGGGGAGGGGTGCCACACAAGGCGCCTACCGGAGCCCCGCTCCGCTGCCGAACGGCAAGATCTTGGTCAGCTACGCCCCGAACGTCGTGGACGTCACCGCATTCGACGGGAAGTTCGAGCTGGTGGTCGTCGATCCCATCACCGGGCAGCGTACGCCTCTGCTCTCCGACGGCAGCGCAGACCTGATCTGGCCGGTCGCCGTCTACGCCCGGGCGGACCGCGGCGTGTTCAAGTCCCGCATCGACGAGGCCAACGGAGCGACGACGGTCTACACCGATGACTCCCACAAGAGCCTCTCGGAGATCACCTTCGTGGACCTGCCGATGATCGCCACGCTGCTCTTCCAGAACACGCGCGCGGGTCGTCCCATCGCCGGCAACTACCCGGTGGAGATCTGGGAGAACCTGCCGCCGGAGCCCGGGGTCACGAGCTACGCGCAGGGCGGAGCCTTCGTGACCTCGGACAAGTACGGCGAGCTCTACATTCGGCGCCGCATGTTGGGAGCCTCCGACCTCGAAGAGGACGGCTCGCTGAAGGTGCAGATCCCCGGCGGTGTGCCCGTCACGCTGGCGACCCACGCGAAGCTCGCGGGCCAGAGCGAGGCCTCGAAGCACTTCCAGCGCGAGGAGATGCAGTTCTACCCGGGCGAGTGGGTGCGCCAGTCCTTCCGCCGCGATCTGTTCAACGGCATGTGCGGTGGGTGTCACGGCTCGGTCAGCGGCTACGAGAACGAGATCGCCGTGAACCCCGACATCTTGACGCAGGCCTCGCAGGTCAAAGCCCGCGAGAAGAGCGCGAAAGACCTGACCGGCGGGGGCGGGGACGTGAAGGGTCCGCCGTTCGACTGA
- a CDS encoding bifunctional phosphoribosyl-AMP cyclohydrolase/phosphoribosyl-ATP diphosphatase HisIE, which produces MDIKWDERGLVVAVAQDRLTGEVRMVAWMNEAALAATRETGFATFFSRSRSELWQKGSTSGNRLRVHAITADCDGDTLLLSVDPQGPSCHTGHQSCFFQPRDPAPYLLELEAVIAERASSTGERSYTRSLLDAGVAKIGDKLDEEANELGRALADETRERVASEAADLLFHLLVALRAREVSLREVVSELQRRAGTSGHDEKASRGGGGAGPQRV; this is translated from the coding sequence GTGGACATCAAGTGGGACGAACGTGGGCTGGTGGTCGCAGTGGCCCAGGACCGCCTGACCGGCGAGGTCCGCATGGTGGCGTGGATGAACGAGGCCGCCCTCGCAGCCACTCGAGAGACCGGCTTCGCGACCTTCTTCAGCCGCTCGAGGAGCGAGCTCTGGCAGAAAGGCTCGACCAGCGGTAATCGCCTGCGGGTCCACGCCATCACGGCCGACTGCGACGGTGACACGCTGCTGCTCTCGGTCGATCCCCAGGGCCCTTCCTGCCACACGGGGCACCAGAGCTGCTTCTTCCAGCCTCGCGATCCAGCGCCTTACCTGCTGGAGCTCGAGGCCGTGATCGCCGAACGGGCGAGCAGTACCGGGGAGCGGAGCTACACGCGGTCTCTGCTCGACGCCGGAGTCGCCAAAATCGGCGACAAGCTCGACGAAGAGGCCAACGAGCTCGGCCGGGCGCTCGCGGACGAGACCCGCGAGCGAGTCGCGTCGGAAGCCGCAGATCTGCTGTTCCACCTGCTCGTGGCGCTGCGCGCCAGGGAGGTTTCGCTTCGCGAAGTGGTTAGCGAGCTCCAGCGGCGCGCCGGAACCAGCGGTCACGACGAGAAGGCCTCACGCGGCGGCGGGGGCGCCGGCCCACAGCGGGTTTGA